The following are from one region of the Methanomassiliicoccales archaeon LGM-DZ1 genome:
- a CDS encoding GIY-YIG nuclease family protein, translated as MSVRRGTYALFVTFGHDEEISVGSLGTHHFRAGTYCYVGSAMGGIDQRVMRHLAHDKKLRWHIDYLTVRCDSSEAWISYPDPISECQLGRIAADCGGVAEMEGFGCSDCGCRSHLYRMDAPQKAAMIQRARLSFFRMPGTAGAT; from the coding sequence ATGAGTGTCCGCCGGGGGACCTATGCCCTCTTCGTCACCTTCGGGCATGACGAGGAGATCTCCGTGGGGTCCCTCGGCACGCACCATTTCCGCGCGGGCACTTATTGCTACGTGGGGAGCGCCATGGGCGGGATCGATCAGCGCGTCATGCGCCATCTGGCACATGACAAGAAGCTCCGCTGGCATATCGATTACCTGACAGTCCGCTGCGATTCGTCCGAGGCCTGGATATCCTATCCCGACCCGATCTCGGAGTGCCAGCTCGGGCGCATAGCCGCCGACTGCGGCGGCGTAGCGGAGATGGAAGGTTTCGGCTGCTCGGACTGCGGATGCAGGTCCCACCTGTACCGCATGGACGCCCCCCAGAAGGCCGCCATGATACAAAGGGCCAGGCTGTCTTTTTTCCGCATGCCGGGGACGGCTGGCGCTACCTAA
- a CDS encoding methanogenesis marker 7 protein, producing MYEVLMYDGGVYRSDELFEMIEDVGGVVLLKNRSAQMLTVTMSVPSEDRQMIEALCKDIGGQVKEVPLAGTEIAVVGPTLGRHHMPHPICDVAEYLRRLGAVTVVMGLARGRGKHTSQINLEESSIIDEYDACVFMLGNFKPCVEFKADLILRKIDIPTVLICGPKPDSDKVAGTCDAVVSGIGRKASRMRESEDRAKLSEVGDRVGEVLEEKKKAIEEDPPFVHPSEIKALLENFEPIDMCLRPAPLVMHLDGLRAKISYDEYHEQIENMEIYGRRLGDVCEISPSKINDSSMLIRIKTRSQVEYEDSLKAKR from the coding sequence ATGTATGAGGTTCTGATGTACGACGGCGGAGTGTACCGCTCCGACGAGCTGTTCGAGATGATAGAGGACGTCGGGGGCGTGGTGCTCCTCAAGAACAGGAGCGCGCAGATGCTGACCGTCACCATGTCGGTCCCCAGCGAGGACCGGCAGATGATCGAAGCCCTCTGCAAGGACATCGGCGGGCAGGTGAAGGAGGTTCCCCTGGCGGGGACCGAGATCGCTGTCGTCGGCCCCACCCTGGGCCGCCACCACATGCCGCACCCGATATGCGATGTCGCGGAGTACCTGAGGAGGCTCGGCGCCGTCACCGTCGTCATGGGCCTCGCCAGGGGACGCGGCAAGCACACCTCGCAGATCAATCTCGAGGAATCGTCCATCATCGACGAGTATGACGCCTGCGTGTTCATGCTGGGCAACTTCAAGCCCTGCGTGGAGTTCAAGGCCGACCTGATCCTGAGGAAGATCGATATCCCGACCGTGCTGATCTGCGGGCCGAAGCCCGACAGCGACAAGGTCGCCGGCACCTGCGACGCGGTGGTCAGCGGGATCGGCAGGAAGGCCTCCCGCATGAGGGAGTCTGAGGACAGGGCCAAGCTCTCCGAGGTCGGCGACCGCGTCGGCGAGGTCCTGGAGGAGAAGAAGAAGGCCATAGAGGAGGACCCGCCGTTCGTCCACCCGTCGGAGATAAAGGCGCTGCTCGAGAACTTCGAGCCCATCGACATGTGCCTCAGGCCGGCGCCGCTGGTCATGCACCTCGACGGCCTCAGGGCCAAGATATCCTACGACGAGTACCACGAGCAGATCGAGAACATGGAGATCTACGGCCGCCGGCTGGGCGATGTCTGCGAGATCTCCCCGTCCAAGATCAACGACAGCTCCATGCTGATCCGCATAAAGACGAGGTCCCAGGTGGAGTACGAGGACTCGCTGAAGGCCAAGCGATGA
- a CDS encoding methanogenesis marker 17 protein: MPAETTVNGTDEYGNDRYRSLYEEIMYDVGKLTAIEGSYLLLRPEEPLFIVSVRLRSKPAAKSIGDVAMTRAERGKVYISIRDEMYAPGMLKKLWDTYGRDRVQQTDRLDITVDGVDTSAEVDALPVESAEQPIQDILGALARVLPEGIRNRRVISGSSTVTVMATEEIVRPEQIATAEKIHAAVSKGVVPDV, translated from the coding sequence ATGCCAGCAGAAACCACTGTCAACGGGACCGATGAGTACGGGAACGACCGCTACCGGTCCCTGTACGAGGAGATAATGTACGACGTCGGCAAGCTGACCGCCATCGAGGGCTCGTACCTCCTGCTGAGGCCGGAGGAGCCCCTCTTCATCGTGTCGGTCAGGCTCAGGTCCAAGCCGGCGGCCAAGAGCATCGGCGACGTCGCCATGACCAGGGCCGAGAGGGGGAAGGTGTACATCAGCATCAGGGACGAGATGTACGCGCCCGGCATGCTGAAGAAGCTCTGGGACACCTACGGGAGGGACCGCGTGCAGCAGACGGACCGCCTCGACATAACGGTCGACGGCGTCGATACCTCGGCCGAGGTCGATGCCCTCCCCGTCGAGTCCGCCGAGCAGCCCATCCAGGACATTCTCGGGGCGCTCGCCAGGGTGCTCCCCGAGGGCATCAGGAACCGCAGGGTGATCAGCGGCAGCAGCACGGTCACCGTGATGGCCACCGAGGAGATCGTCCGGCCGGAGCAGATCGCAACTGCCGAGAAGATCCATGCGGCCGTATCGAAAGGAGTGGTCCCCGATGTATGA
- a CDS encoding methanogenesis marker 15 protein codes for MTIRIAQLSCGTEYSGVQFEIESAARAVGAKIVYPDVSYSQVQDAIKRFGFKPKSQQLQLMIARAASLVDGKYDADAVFITTCFRCAEAALVRNELRRFIQENTRLPVVTYSFTERLKAAQLLTRMEALVTIVTRKDLLAREKQSGLTAGLDSGSSTTKAVIMEDNKIIGKSWTPSGAVVTQTAHQVLDEALEQAGYKYSDIECIGATGYGRYTLGKEFADKCKLVQEELTVNSKGAVWLADRQKGEATIIDIGGMDNKAITVRDGIPDNFTMGGICAGASGRFLQMTANRLKIPIQDLGALAVKGNWANARMNSYCSVFGIQDLVTNLGEGKKFEDVAAAACHSVAEQVYEQQLQEIDVRHPIIEVGGTSLIQGLVKEVGSVLGEPPIVPPDSQYIGAVGGALLSSGLM; via the coding sequence GTGACCATCAGGATTGCACAGCTTTCCTGCGGGACTGAGTACAGTGGTGTCCAGTTCGAGATCGAGTCCGCCGCCCGCGCGGTCGGTGCCAAGATCGTCTACCCAGACGTCTCCTACAGCCAGGTGCAGGATGCCATCAAGAGGTTCGGCTTCAAGCCGAAGTCCCAGCAGCTCCAGCTGATGATCGCCCGCGCCGCCAGCCTCGTGGACGGCAAGTACGACGCGGATGCGGTGTTCATCACCACCTGCTTCAGGTGCGCGGAGGCCGCCCTGGTGAGGAACGAGCTCAGGAGGTTCATCCAGGAGAACACCAGGCTCCCGGTCGTCACCTACTCCTTCACCGAGAGGCTCAAGGCGGCCCAGCTCCTGACCAGGATGGAGGCGCTCGTCACCATCGTCACCAGGAAGGACCTGCTGGCCAGGGAGAAGCAGTCCGGCCTGACCGCCGGGCTCGACTCCGGATCGTCGACCACCAAGGCCGTCATCATGGAGGACAACAAGATCATCGGTAAGTCCTGGACCCCGTCGGGCGCGGTCGTCACGCAGACCGCCCACCAGGTCCTCGACGAGGCCCTGGAGCAGGCCGGCTACAAGTACTCGGACATCGAGTGCATCGGGGCCACCGGGTACGGCCGCTACACCCTCGGGAAGGAGTTCGCCGACAAATGCAAGCTCGTCCAGGAGGAGCTCACCGTCAACTCGAAGGGCGCCGTCTGGCTCGCGGACCGTCAGAAGGGCGAGGCCACCATCATCGATATCGGCGGCATGGACAACAAGGCCATCACCGTCAGGGACGGCATACCCGACAACTTCACCATGGGAGGCATCTGCGCAGGAGCCTCCGGCAGGTTCCTGCAGATGACCGCCAACAGGCTGAAGATCCCCATCCAGGACCTGGGAGCCCTCGCCGTCAAAGGGAACTGGGCGAACGCCAGGATGAACTCCTACTGCTCGGTCTTCGGCATCCAGGACCTCGTCACCAACCTGGGAGAGGGGAAGAAGTTCGAGGACGTCGCGGCCGCGGCCTGTCATTCGGTCGCCGAGCAGGTGTATGAGCAGCAGCTCCAGGAGATCGATGTCCGCCACCCGATCATCGAGGTCGGGGGCACATCGCTGATCCAGGGGCTGGTCAAGGAGGTCGGATCGGTCCTCGGGGAGCCTCCGATCGTACCGCCCGACTCCCAGTACATCGGCGCCGTCGGCGGCGCGCTGCTGAGCTCCGGGCTGATGTGA
- a CDS encoding methanogenesis marker 5 protein gives MKVFIDPPNSMILFDLVERFGHEPLSSMAVIQEKVDNIEVDMPPMNVTLDDVIKGLKYAGVEVPSGIRGRMALWGPMIEAADAAIIIEDAPFSFGCVGCDRSNSMTKYLIHRRGIPALTVKYPEDEAEAKAMVGQIKDFLAGLGAKGAAQ, from the coding sequence ATGAAGGTATTCATAGACCCTCCCAACAGCATGATCCTTTTCGATCTCGTCGAGAGGTTCGGCCATGAGCCCCTGAGCTCCATGGCCGTCATCCAGGAGAAAGTGGACAACATAGAGGTCGACATGCCCCCTATGAACGTGACCCTCGACGACGTCATCAAGGGCCTGAAGTACGCGGGGGTCGAAGTGCCCTCGGGGATACGCGGGAGGATGGCCCTCTGGGGCCCCATGATCGAGGCCGCGGACGCCGCCATCATCATCGAGGACGCCCCGTTCAGCTTCGGCTGCGTCGGGTGCGACCGTTCCAACAGCATGACCAAGTACCTCATCCACAGGCGCGGGATCCCCGCCCTGACCGTGAAATACCCGGAGGACGAGGCGGAGGCGAAGGCCATGGTCGGCCAGATAAAGGACTTCCTGGCCGGGCTCGGCGCGAAGGGGGCGGCGCAGTGA
- a CDS encoding methanogenesis marker protein 6 has protein sequence MSEQRETRLLMISPDSKLTPDQLVRAVHTMAAGISVKETCYGCLYEADAETSRRIVAEVRKTYRNQVFSKRRGYPQGDPRRCRAQHGTRPGFAQLEAEWECLPLIQAALDSFDSGDASYSVPSERKPLPVTQLKEICEAFR, from the coding sequence ATGAGCGAACAGAGAGAGACGAGGCTCCTCATGATCTCCCCCGATTCCAAGCTGACCCCGGACCAGCTCGTGCGCGCCGTGCACACGATGGCCGCCGGCATCAGCGTCAAGGAGACATGCTACGGGTGCCTGTACGAGGCGGACGCCGAGACATCCCGCAGGATCGTGGCGGAGGTCAGGAAGACCTACCGCAACCAGGTGTTCTCGAAGAGGAGGGGCTACCCCCAGGGAGACCCCCGCAGATGCCGCGCCCAGCACGGCACCCGCCCAGGGTTTGCCCAGCTGGAGGCGGAATGGGAGTGCCTTCCGCTCATCCAGGCCGCCCTGGACAGCTTCGATTCCGGGGACGCGTCCTACAGCGTGCCCTCCGAGCGCAAACCCCTTCCAGTCACCCAACTCAAAGAAATCTGCGAGGCATTCAGATGA
- a CDS encoding methanogenesis marker 3 protein: MKVTVNGKQKELKDGATLADALEGEPYVSGSDISVHLSTEKVTEVSNDFALLTPRGEMVVHLYDTEDAKRFRALIPSIEGVNLRWSTREVLAFGSFATDFREDKASGSFKRYEVFFSLGGNDNQTTYLMIARKPMDKVTGCGGGKIGKITVGRHLMNVLKENEHIIGIHPVVSETSRENVAVTKDLGYRLEDGYSVETRVLVKLDRSSPKSAEQLLILASKGYIDVSEATGTFMGCRDDMDVDMSPEDAGVRDVGTVAVRNSGAGEGHVLFYRERRQLSPALNIAGRVAGGMAIVSRAAAGDRIAVETDPPRALAVGMTQKDGEAFLARFGIKVRRTGDTSDGAVIADQAPEETMQALEKGEVEVFGVPKESILKIKVTTGDAATSHYFRKVTGLSHKPVGKLKVQLSMPGSPMCTFYGDDARSQDLIPQDDLFKKCRKGDIGITNQSRPYHGLIGIRLTDSKQYGPTGEEPEGTNMLGRYIGDLSVLETLDDESTVYIMEDRQ; this comes from the coding sequence ATGAAGGTCACCGTCAACGGGAAGCAGAAGGAGCTGAAGGACGGGGCCACCCTGGCCGACGCCCTCGAAGGGGAGCCGTACGTCAGCGGCTCCGACATCTCCGTCCATCTCTCTACCGAGAAGGTCACCGAGGTCTCCAACGACTTCGCCCTCCTGACCCCGCGCGGGGAGATGGTGGTGCACCTCTACGATACGGAGGATGCCAAGAGGTTCAGGGCGCTCATCCCCTCCATCGAGGGTGTGAACCTCAGGTGGAGCACCAGGGAGGTGCTCGCCTTCGGTTCGTTCGCCACCGATTTCCGCGAGGACAAGGCGTCCGGGTCGTTCAAGCGCTACGAGGTCTTCTTCAGCCTCGGCGGGAACGACAATCAGACGACCTACCTCATGATAGCCAGGAAGCCGATGGACAAGGTCACCGGCTGCGGAGGCGGGAAGATCGGGAAGATCACCGTCGGAAGGCACCTGATGAACGTCCTCAAGGAGAACGAGCACATCATCGGCATCCATCCCGTGGTATCGGAGACCAGCAGGGAGAACGTCGCGGTCACCAAGGACCTGGGCTACCGCCTCGAGGACGGGTACTCCGTGGAGACCCGCGTGCTGGTGAAGCTCGACCGCTCCTCCCCCAAATCGGCGGAGCAGCTGCTGATCCTGGCGTCCAAGGGCTACATCGACGTCTCTGAGGCCACCGGCACCTTCATGGGATGCCGCGACGACATGGACGTCGACATGTCGCCGGAGGATGCGGGCGTCAGGGACGTCGGCACCGTCGCGGTCAGGAACTCCGGCGCCGGGGAGGGGCACGTCCTGTTCTACAGGGAGAGGCGCCAGCTCAGCCCCGCGCTCAACATCGCCGGCAGGGTCGCGGGCGGGATGGCCATAGTCTCCCGCGCGGCCGCCGGGGACAGGATCGCCGTGGAGACCGACCCGCCGAGGGCGCTCGCCGTCGGCATGACCCAGAAGGACGGGGAGGCATTCCTCGCCCGCTTCGGCATCAAGGTCAGGAGGACCGGGGACACCTCCGACGGGGCCGTCATCGCCGACCAGGCGCCCGAGGAGACCATGCAGGCCCTGGAGAAAGGAGAGGTCGAGGTCTTCGGCGTCCCGAAGGAGAGCATCCTCAAGATCAAGGTGACCACCGGCGACGCCGCCACCTCCCATTACTTCAGGAAGGTCACCGGCCTCAGCCACAAGCCGGTCGGCAAGCTGAAGGTCCAGCTGTCTATGCCCGGGTCGCCCATGTGCACGTTCTACGGGGACGACGCGAGGAGCCAGGACCTGATCCCGCAGGACGACCTCTTCAAGAAATGCAGGAAGGGGGACATCGGGATCACCAACCAGTCGAGGCCGTACCACGGCCTCATCGGCATCAGGCTGACCGACAGCAAGCAGTACGGCCCGACCGGCGAGGAGCCGGAGGGCACCAACATGCTCGGCAGGTACATCGGGGACCTCTCGGTCCTGGAGACCCTGGACGACGAGAGCACAGTTTACATCATGGAGGATAGGCAATGA
- the mcrC gene encoding methyl-coenzyme M reductase I operon protein C, translated as MKQQIGRHLSFVECRESQGLGIGGGLAQRATISESGKDVCVVAMGPGRRHITKPVCEITYALREEGINASVLVVNAGNGTPADAPDVTTGQRFGLDPIEVDRINQYKVVLIHLGNVRNHVIYKARLILRNVDKPSIVVSQCPLDFEDFAAIGVKTRDVMPAPEDINTRGSIMEIVTGVVRGVTCSQEKLDEIASKVQKLLPREGDR; from the coding sequence ATGAAGCAGCAAATCGGAAGACACCTGAGCTTCGTGGAGTGCAGGGAGTCCCAGGGCCTCGGGATCGGTGGCGGCCTCGCGCAGAGGGCCACGATCTCCGAGAGCGGCAAGGACGTCTGCGTCGTCGCCATGGGCCCGGGGAGGAGGCACATCACCAAACCGGTGTGCGAGATAACCTACGCCCTCCGCGAGGAAGGCATAAACGCATCCGTCCTCGTGGTCAACGCCGGGAACGGCACCCCGGCCGATGCGCCCGACGTGACCACCGGCCAGAGGTTCGGGCTGGACCCGATCGAGGTCGACAGGATCAACCAGTACAAGGTCGTCCTCATCCACCTCGGCAACGTGAGGAACCACGTCATCTACAAGGCGAGGCTCATACTGAGGAACGTCGACAAGCCGTCCATCGTGGTGTCCCAGTGCCCGCTCGATTTCGAGGATTTCGCGGCCATCGGGGTCAAGACCCGCGACGTCATGCCGGCGCCGGAGGACATCAACACCCGCGGCTCCATCATGGAGATCGTGACCGGAGTGGTCAGGGGCGTCACCTGCTCGCAGGAGAAGCTCGACGAGATCGCCTCGAAGGTGCAGAAGCTGCTGCCGAGGGAGGGGGACCGATGA